The Mastomys coucha isolate ucsf_1 unplaced genomic scaffold, UCSF_Mcou_1 pScaffold13, whole genome shotgun sequence genome has a window encoding:
- the Nars1 gene encoding asparagine--tRNA ligase, cytoplasmic isoform X1, which yields MSSEVVRGTAEMVLAELYVSDREGNDATGDGTKEKPFKTGLKALMTVGKEPFPTIYVDSQKENERWDVISKSQMKNIKKMWHREQMKNDSREKKEAEDNLRREKNLEEAKKIIIKNDPSLPEPACVKIRALEGYRGKRVKVFGWVHRLRRQGKNLMFLVLRDGTGYLQCVLSDDLCQCYNGVVLSTESSVAVYGTLNLTPKGKQAPGGHELSCDFWELVGLAPAGGADNLINEESDVDVQLNNRHMMIRGENMSKILKARSMITRCFRDHFFDRGYCEVTTPTLVQTQVEGGATLFKLDYFGEEAFLTQSSQLYLETCLPALGDVFCIAQSYRAEQSRTRRHLAEFTHVEAECPFLTFEDLLNRLEDLVCDVVARVLKSPVASIVHDLHPNFKPPKRPFRRMNYRDAIEWLREHDVKKEDGTFYEFGDDIPEAPERLMTDTINEPILLCRFPVEIKSFYMQRCPEDPRLTESVDVLMPNVGEIVGGSMRSWDSEEILEGYKREGIDPAPYYWYTDQRKYGTCPHGGYGLGLERFLSWILNRHHIRDVCLYPRFLQRCTP from the exons ATGTCCTCAGAGGTGGTCAGggggactgcagagatggttctCG cagAGCTCTATGTCTCTGACCGAGAAGGAAATGATGCAACGGGAGATGGAACCAAGGAGAAACCATTCAAAACAGGCCTAAAG GCTTTGATGACAGTTGGAAAAGAGCCGTTTCCCACCATTTATGTGGATTCACAAAAGGAAAATGAG aggtgggatgTTATTTCTAAGTCACAGATGAAGAACATCAAGAAGATGTGGCACAGAGAACAGATGAAGAACGATTCTCGGGAGAAGAAAGAG gcagAAGATAACTTACGAAGAGAAAAGAACTTGGAGGAagcaaaaaaaattatcattaaaaatgACCCGAGCCTACCAGAGCCggcatgt GTAAAGATTCGTGCGTTAGAAGGATACAGAGGCAAGAGAGTGAAGGTGTTTGGCTGGGTCCACAGATTACGCAGGCAAG GAAAGAATTTGATGTTTTTGGTGTTGCGAGATGGTACGGGTTATCTTCAGTGTGTCTTGTCAGATGACTTG TGTCAATGCTACAATGGAGTAGTCTTGTCCACGGAGAGTAGTGTGGCAGTGTATGGAACACTAAACCTAACTCCAAAGGGCAAACAG GCTCCGGGAGGCCATGAGCTGAGCTGCGACTTCTGGGAACTTGTGGGGCTGGCTCCAGCTGGAGGGGCTGATAACCTGATCAACGAGGAATCGGATGTGGACGTCCAGCTCAACAACCGGCACATGATGATCCGGGGAGAGAACATGTCCAAAATCCTGAAAGCACGGTCCATGATCACCAGGTGTTTTAGGGACCACTTCTTCGACAGGGGGTACTGTGAA GTTACCACTCCAACACTGGTGCAGACGCAGGTGGAAGGTGGGGCCACACTCTTCAAGCTTGACTATTTCGGGGAAGAAGCATTTTTGACCCAGTCCTCACAGTTGTACCTGGAGACCTGCCTTCCAGCCCTGGGAGATGTTTTTTGTATAGCCCAGTCATACAGGGCCGAACAGTCCAGGACACGGAGACACCTGGCTGA GTTCACTCACGTGGAAGCCGAGTGCCCTTTCCTGACCTTTGAGGACCTCCTGAACCGTTTAGAGGACCTAGTGTGTGATGTGGTGGCCAGAGTCTTGAAGTCACCAGTGGCAAGCATAGTGCATGACCTCCACCCG AACTTTAAACCCCCCAAACGACCCTTCCGCCGGATGAACTATCGCGATGCTATTGAGTGGCTGAGGGAGCATGATGTAAAGAAAGAAGATGGGACATTCTACGAGTTTGGAGAT GATATTCCCGAAGCGCCAGAGAGACTGATGACAGACACCATTAATGAACCAATCCTGCTGTGTCGATTTCCTGTGGAGATTAAGTCCTTCTATATGCAGCGCTGTCCTGAGGATCCTCGCCTTACTGAATCT GTAGACGTGTTGATGCCCAACGTCGGTGAGATTGTGGGAGGCTCGATGCGCTCCTGGGACAGTGAGGAGATTCTAGAAGGCTATAAGAGGGAAGGGATTGACCCCGCTCCCTATTACTGGTATACAGATCAG AGAAAATATGGCACATGTCCTCATGGAGGGTACGGCTTGGGCTTGGAGCGATTTCTCAGCTGGATTCTGAACAGGCATCACATCCGAGATGTGTGCTTATACCCTCGGTTTCTCCAGCGCTGCACGCCCTGA
- the Nars1 gene encoding asparagine--tRNA ligase, cytoplasmic isoform X3, whose amino-acid sequence MTVGKEPFPTIYVDSQKENERWDVISKSQMKNIKKMWHREQMKNDSREKKEAEDNLRREKNLEEAKKIIIKNDPSLPEPACVKIRALEGYRGKRVKVFGWVHRLRRQGKNLMFLVLRDGTGYLQCVLSDDLCQCYNGVVLSTESSVAVYGTLNLTPKGKQAPGGHELSCDFWELVGLAPAGGADNLINEESDVDVQLNNRHMMIRGENMSKILKARSMITRCFRDHFFDRGYCEVTTPTLVQTQVEGGATLFKLDYFGEEAFLTQSSQLYLETCLPALGDVFCIAQSYRAEQSRTRRHLAEFTHVEAECPFLTFEDLLNRLEDLVCDVVARVLKSPVASIVHDLHPNFKPPKRPFRRMNYRDAIEWLREHDVKKEDGTFYEFGDDIPEAPERLMTDTINEPILLCRFPVEIKSFYMQRCPEDPRLTESVDVLMPNVGEIVGGSMRSWDSEEILEGYKREGIDPAPYYWYTDQRKYGTCPHGGYGLGLERFLSWILNRHHIRDVCLYPRFLQRCTP is encoded by the exons ATGACAGTTGGAAAAGAGCCGTTTCCCACCATTTATGTGGATTCACAAAAGGAAAATGAG aggtgggatgTTATTTCTAAGTCACAGATGAAGAACATCAAGAAGATGTGGCACAGAGAACAGATGAAGAACGATTCTCGGGAGAAGAAAGAG gcagAAGATAACTTACGAAGAGAAAAGAACTTGGAGGAagcaaaaaaaattatcattaaaaatgACCCGAGCCTACCAGAGCCggcatgt GTAAAGATTCGTGCGTTAGAAGGATACAGAGGCAAGAGAGTGAAGGTGTTTGGCTGGGTCCACAGATTACGCAGGCAAG GAAAGAATTTGATGTTTTTGGTGTTGCGAGATGGTACGGGTTATCTTCAGTGTGTCTTGTCAGATGACTTG TGTCAATGCTACAATGGAGTAGTCTTGTCCACGGAGAGTAGTGTGGCAGTGTATGGAACACTAAACCTAACTCCAAAGGGCAAACAG GCTCCGGGAGGCCATGAGCTGAGCTGCGACTTCTGGGAACTTGTGGGGCTGGCTCCAGCTGGAGGGGCTGATAACCTGATCAACGAGGAATCGGATGTGGACGTCCAGCTCAACAACCGGCACATGATGATCCGGGGAGAGAACATGTCCAAAATCCTGAAAGCACGGTCCATGATCACCAGGTGTTTTAGGGACCACTTCTTCGACAGGGGGTACTGTGAA GTTACCACTCCAACACTGGTGCAGACGCAGGTGGAAGGTGGGGCCACACTCTTCAAGCTTGACTATTTCGGGGAAGAAGCATTTTTGACCCAGTCCTCACAGTTGTACCTGGAGACCTGCCTTCCAGCCCTGGGAGATGTTTTTTGTATAGCCCAGTCATACAGGGCCGAACAGTCCAGGACACGGAGACACCTGGCTGA GTTCACTCACGTGGAAGCCGAGTGCCCTTTCCTGACCTTTGAGGACCTCCTGAACCGTTTAGAGGACCTAGTGTGTGATGTGGTGGCCAGAGTCTTGAAGTCACCAGTGGCAAGCATAGTGCATGACCTCCACCCG AACTTTAAACCCCCCAAACGACCCTTCCGCCGGATGAACTATCGCGATGCTATTGAGTGGCTGAGGGAGCATGATGTAAAGAAAGAAGATGGGACATTCTACGAGTTTGGAGAT GATATTCCCGAAGCGCCAGAGAGACTGATGACAGACACCATTAATGAACCAATCCTGCTGTGTCGATTTCCTGTGGAGATTAAGTCCTTCTATATGCAGCGCTGTCCTGAGGATCCTCGCCTTACTGAATCT GTAGACGTGTTGATGCCCAACGTCGGTGAGATTGTGGGAGGCTCGATGCGCTCCTGGGACAGTGAGGAGATTCTAGAAGGCTATAAGAGGGAAGGGATTGACCCCGCTCCCTATTACTGGTATACAGATCAG AGAAAATATGGCACATGTCCTCATGGAGGGTACGGCTTGGGCTTGGAGCGATTTCTCAGCTGGATTCTGAACAGGCATCACATCCGAGATGTGTGCTTATACCCTCGGTTTCTCCAGCGCTGCACGCCCTGA
- the Nars1 gene encoding asparagine--tRNA ligase, cytoplasmic isoform X2, with the protein MSSEVVRGTAEMVLELYVSDREGNDATGDGTKEKPFKTGLKALMTVGKEPFPTIYVDSQKENERWDVISKSQMKNIKKMWHREQMKNDSREKKEAEDNLRREKNLEEAKKIIIKNDPSLPEPACVKIRALEGYRGKRVKVFGWVHRLRRQGKNLMFLVLRDGTGYLQCVLSDDLCQCYNGVVLSTESSVAVYGTLNLTPKGKQAPGGHELSCDFWELVGLAPAGGADNLINEESDVDVQLNNRHMMIRGENMSKILKARSMITRCFRDHFFDRGYCEVTTPTLVQTQVEGGATLFKLDYFGEEAFLTQSSQLYLETCLPALGDVFCIAQSYRAEQSRTRRHLAEFTHVEAECPFLTFEDLLNRLEDLVCDVVARVLKSPVASIVHDLHPNFKPPKRPFRRMNYRDAIEWLREHDVKKEDGTFYEFGDDIPEAPERLMTDTINEPILLCRFPVEIKSFYMQRCPEDPRLTESVDVLMPNVGEIVGGSMRSWDSEEILEGYKREGIDPAPYYWYTDQRKYGTCPHGGYGLGLERFLSWILNRHHIRDVCLYPRFLQRCTP; encoded by the exons ATGTCCTCAGAGGTGGTCAGggggactgcagagatggttctCG AGCTCTATGTCTCTGACCGAGAAGGAAATGATGCAACGGGAGATGGAACCAAGGAGAAACCATTCAAAACAGGCCTAAAG GCTTTGATGACAGTTGGAAAAGAGCCGTTTCCCACCATTTATGTGGATTCACAAAAGGAAAATGAG aggtgggatgTTATTTCTAAGTCACAGATGAAGAACATCAAGAAGATGTGGCACAGAGAACAGATGAAGAACGATTCTCGGGAGAAGAAAGAG gcagAAGATAACTTACGAAGAGAAAAGAACTTGGAGGAagcaaaaaaaattatcattaaaaatgACCCGAGCCTACCAGAGCCggcatgt GTAAAGATTCGTGCGTTAGAAGGATACAGAGGCAAGAGAGTGAAGGTGTTTGGCTGGGTCCACAGATTACGCAGGCAAG GAAAGAATTTGATGTTTTTGGTGTTGCGAGATGGTACGGGTTATCTTCAGTGTGTCTTGTCAGATGACTTG TGTCAATGCTACAATGGAGTAGTCTTGTCCACGGAGAGTAGTGTGGCAGTGTATGGAACACTAAACCTAACTCCAAAGGGCAAACAG GCTCCGGGAGGCCATGAGCTGAGCTGCGACTTCTGGGAACTTGTGGGGCTGGCTCCAGCTGGAGGGGCTGATAACCTGATCAACGAGGAATCGGATGTGGACGTCCAGCTCAACAACCGGCACATGATGATCCGGGGAGAGAACATGTCCAAAATCCTGAAAGCACGGTCCATGATCACCAGGTGTTTTAGGGACCACTTCTTCGACAGGGGGTACTGTGAA GTTACCACTCCAACACTGGTGCAGACGCAGGTGGAAGGTGGGGCCACACTCTTCAAGCTTGACTATTTCGGGGAAGAAGCATTTTTGACCCAGTCCTCACAGTTGTACCTGGAGACCTGCCTTCCAGCCCTGGGAGATGTTTTTTGTATAGCCCAGTCATACAGGGCCGAACAGTCCAGGACACGGAGACACCTGGCTGA GTTCACTCACGTGGAAGCCGAGTGCCCTTTCCTGACCTTTGAGGACCTCCTGAACCGTTTAGAGGACCTAGTGTGTGATGTGGTGGCCAGAGTCTTGAAGTCACCAGTGGCAAGCATAGTGCATGACCTCCACCCG AACTTTAAACCCCCCAAACGACCCTTCCGCCGGATGAACTATCGCGATGCTATTGAGTGGCTGAGGGAGCATGATGTAAAGAAAGAAGATGGGACATTCTACGAGTTTGGAGAT GATATTCCCGAAGCGCCAGAGAGACTGATGACAGACACCATTAATGAACCAATCCTGCTGTGTCGATTTCCTGTGGAGATTAAGTCCTTCTATATGCAGCGCTGTCCTGAGGATCCTCGCCTTACTGAATCT GTAGACGTGTTGATGCCCAACGTCGGTGAGATTGTGGGAGGCTCGATGCGCTCCTGGGACAGTGAGGAGATTCTAGAAGGCTATAAGAGGGAAGGGATTGACCCCGCTCCCTATTACTGGTATACAGATCAG AGAAAATATGGCACATGTCCTCATGGAGGGTACGGCTTGGGCTTGGAGCGATTTCTCAGCTGGATTCTGAACAGGCATCACATCCGAGATGTGTGCTTATACCCTCGGTTTCTCCAGCGCTGCACGCCCTGA